Proteins from a genomic interval of Tumebacillus sp. BK434:
- the mraZ gene encoding division/cell wall cluster transcriptional repressor MraZ, with translation MFMGEFQHSIDDKGRLIIPAKFRDGLGASFVVTRGLDNCLFVYPRSEWETIESKLKSLPFTRADARAFSRFFFSGATECDLDKQGRANIPNNLREYAKLNRDCVVIGVSGRVEIWAKEVWEEYTLHAADSFGEIAEKLVDLDL, from the coding sequence ATGTTCATGGGGGAATTTCAGCACAGCATCGACGACAAAGGGCGACTGATCATCCCGGCCAAATTCCGGGACGGACTTGGCGCGTCATTCGTTGTGACCCGTGGCTTGGACAATTGCCTGTTTGTATACCCCAGAAGCGAGTGGGAGACGATAGAGTCGAAGTTGAAAAGTCTTCCATTCACAAGAGCGGATGCCCGCGCCTTTTCCCGTTTTTTCTTCTCCGGAGCGACCGAGTGCGACTTGGACAAACAAGGGCGCGCCAACATTCCGAACAACTTGCGCGAGTACGCGAAGCTCAATCGCGACTGCGTGGTGATCGGGGTCTCGGGCCGGGTGGAGATCTGGGCGAAGGAAGTGTGGGAGGAGTACACACTGCATGCGGCCGACTCTTTCGGGGAGATCGCGGAAAAACTTGTTGACTTGGACCTGTAA
- a CDS encoding septum formation initiator family protein: MYRDNLARPLPKQQEAVPYQQPKQGAAPRSERSKREAKEKLKWLGTILVCIVIALGLVSRYASMVSLSYELETQKSQLQGLQDDNLKLEQQMLEMESPERIKSYASNKLGMKSVQDSNLIILPGSSN, encoded by the coding sequence ATGTACCGGGATAATCTTGCCCGCCCCTTGCCGAAACAGCAAGAGGCGGTACCCTATCAACAGCCGAAGCAGGGGGCGGCCCCCCGCTCGGAACGATCAAAACGGGAAGCAAAAGAAAAATTGAAATGGCTCGGCACGATTCTCGTCTGCATCGTGATCGCGCTGGGGCTCGTCTCGCGCTATGCGTCGATGGTCAGCCTCAGCTACGAGTTGGAGACGCAAAAGTCGCAGCTGCAAGGCTTGCAGGATGACAATCTGAAGTTGGAACAGCAGATGCTGGAGATGGAATCGCCGGAGCGCATCAAAAGCTACGCCTCGAACAAGCTCGGCATGAAGTCGGTGCAGGACAGCAACCTGATCATCCTGCCGGGGAGCTCGAACTGA
- the rsmH gene encoding 16S rRNA (cytosine(1402)-N(4))-methyltransferase RsmH, translating to MPEETTFHHVSVFATEAVEALQPEPDHIYVDCTLGGAGHSGRILQASSPTGRLIAIDQDLTAIANAKQVLAPHEGRFTIVHSNFRRLAEIVEEQGLSGVDGVLFDLGVSSPQLDEGERGFSYQHDAPLDMRMDKTQPFTAHDLVNTYSQDELAKILFEYAEEKWSKRIAEFIVRERAKGPIETTGQLVDIIKAAIPAAARREGPHPAKRTFQAIRIAVNDELNVFAEAIQQAIRVLNPGGRVAIITFHSLEDRIAKLALQEAAKGCICPPQLPICQCNNEPKVKIITRKPIMPSDEELAHNPRARSAKLRIAEKL from the coding sequence ATGCCGGAAGAAACCACATTTCATCATGTTTCTGTATTTGCCACTGAGGCTGTGGAGGCTCTGCAACCGGAGCCAGACCATATCTATGTAGACTGCACGCTGGGCGGAGCAGGTCACTCGGGGCGCATCTTGCAGGCCAGTTCGCCGACCGGCCGCCTGATCGCCATCGACCAGGACCTGACCGCGATCGCCAACGCGAAGCAAGTGCTCGCGCCGCACGAAGGCCGCTTTACGATCGTCCATTCCAATTTTCGCCGATTAGCGGAGATCGTAGAGGAACAAGGCTTGTCGGGCGTCGACGGGGTGCTGTTCGACCTTGGCGTCTCCTCACCGCAGCTTGATGAGGGAGAGCGTGGATTTTCGTATCAGCACGATGCTCCGCTGGACATGCGGATGGATAAAACGCAGCCGTTCACCGCGCACGATCTGGTGAACACGTATAGCCAGGATGAACTGGCCAAGATCTTGTTCGAGTACGCCGAAGAGAAATGGTCGAAGCGCATCGCCGAATTTATCGTGCGCGAAAGAGCGAAAGGGCCGATCGAAACGACCGGCCAACTGGTCGACATCATCAAAGCGGCGATCCCGGCCGCAGCGCGCAGGGAAGGGCCACATCCCGCGAAACGGACGTTCCAAGCGATCCGCATCGCGGTCAACGACGAGCTGAATGTCTTCGCCGAGGCGATTCAGCAAGCCATCCGGGTCTTGAATCCGGGCGGTCGCGTGGCGATCATCACCTTCCATTCTTTAGAGGACCGCATCGCCAAACTGGCTTTGCAGGAAGCGGCAAAAGGATGCATCTGTCCGCCGCAGCTGCCGATCTGCCAGTGCAACAACGAGCCGAAGGTGAAGATCATCACCCGCAAGCCGATCATGCCGTCCGACGAAGAGCTGGCGCATAACCCACGGGCACGTTCCGCCAAATTGCGCATCGCCGAGAAACTCTAA
- a CDS encoding GNAT family N-acetyltransferase, whose translation MTLEVRRIEEQEWETYCQIRAESYHQLYPERAVEMRHLTDLNDTRCVFVRGEMKVTGRLFDYRQYLHGQALPMGGIASIATRIEERGQGYVRTLLASILQELKADGVPVSCLHPSSYSFYRQFGYEYCCEKRIFKSPAQRPLFATPAAPDSGRIVRSSEAELDALKDIYDRYAMTRNGLLQRSDREWVKIVQNVFGGSKPRLYIWRDADDRPQGYIVLVQQEDNRLFVKELIAANIDAQKGLLSLLERDNLLKGWEWETGIDSILSSLLHDPKQMQSDTENWFMGRIVDVTAAWQVTSPLAQPGSVRLGVQDSFAPWNEGTWQVAVETAGSAIVSASSEPAQASADIGTWSQIFFGYLTVEEAQFLGKLSVHDPNALPVLNSLWASSQKPLMLDYF comes from the coding sequence TTGACTTTGGAAGTACGCCGCATCGAGGAGCAGGAATGGGAAACGTATTGCCAGATTCGTGCCGAATCGTATCATCAACTCTATCCGGAACGGGCGGTCGAAATGCGCCATTTGACCGACTTGAACGACACCCGCTGCGTGTTTGTGCGAGGCGAGATGAAAGTGACCGGGCGATTGTTCGACTATCGCCAATACCTGCACGGCCAGGCGCTGCCGATGGGCGGTATCGCTTCGATCGCCACGCGCATTGAAGAGCGCGGGCAAGGCTATGTCCGCACGCTGCTCGCCTCGATCTTGCAAGAACTGAAAGCTGACGGCGTGCCGGTCAGTTGCCTGCATCCGAGTTCGTACAGTTTCTACCGTCAGTTTGGCTATGAATATTGCTGCGAAAAGCGGATTTTCAAATCTCCGGCCCAGCGCCCGCTGTTTGCAACCCCCGCTGCCCCGGACAGCGGCCGCATCGTCCGCAGCAGCGAAGCAGAACTGGACGCATTGAAAGATATCTATGACCGTTATGCCATGACACGCAATGGCCTCCTGCAGCGCAGCGACCGCGAGTGGGTCAAGATCGTGCAAAATGTGTTCGGCGGTTCGAAACCGCGCCTTTACATCTGGCGCGATGCGGACGATCGCCCCCAAGGTTACATCGTGCTGGTCCAGCAAGAAGACAACCGCTTGTTCGTCAAAGAGCTGATCGCCGCCAACATCGACGCGCAAAAAGGGCTGCTGTCGCTGCTCGAACGAGACAACCTGCTCAAAGGCTGGGAGTGGGAGACGGGCATCGATTCGATCCTCTCCTCCCTGCTCCACGATCCGAAACAAATGCAGTCAGACACGGAGAACTGGTTCATGGGCCGCATCGTCGATGTGACCGCCGCTTGGCAGGTGACCTCTCCTCTAGCCCAGCCGGGCAGCGTGCGGCTTGGTGTTCAAGATTCGTTTGCGCCGTGGAACGAAGGCACCTGGCAGGTAGCTGTCGAAACGGCAGGTTCAGCAATCGTCTCCGCCAGCAGCGAACCGGCGCAAGCGAGCGCCGACATCGGGACTTGGTCGCAGATTTTCTTCGGCTATCTGACGGTCGAAGAAGCACAATTTCTCGGGAAATTATCTGTCCACGACCCGAATGCACTTCCCGTACTGAACAGTCTCTGGGCCAGCAGCCAGAAACCGCTGATGCTCGATTACTTCTAA
- a CDS encoding helix-turn-helix domain-containing protein, translating into MAQQENQCCPIEVTLGIIGKKWTVLIIRELFDGKKRFSEIASSLPISSKLLTERLKELEEHGIIDRTLYPEIPPRVEYTLTESGKTLSSVLDALRTWGADHYAARCEAEAEAQENPQP; encoded by the coding sequence ATGGCACAGCAAGAGAATCAATGCTGCCCAATCGAGGTAACCCTCGGGATTATCGGCAAAAAGTGGACCGTGCTGATCATCCGCGAACTGTTTGACGGCAAAAAACGCTTTTCCGAAATCGCGTCCAGCCTGCCGATCTCATCGAAACTGCTAACCGAACGACTGAAAGAATTAGAAGAGCACGGGATCATCGACCGGACCTTGTATCCGGAGATCCCGCCGCGCGTCGAATACACGTTGACGGAGAGCGGGAAAACGCTTTCCTCGGTGCTGGATGCACTGCGCACCTGGGGTGCCGATCACTACGCGGCCCGCTGCGAGGCAGAAGCGGAAGCACAAGAAAACCCTCAGCCCTAA
- a CDS encoding penicillin-binding transpeptidase domain-containing protein: MSERVFKKRVRLLAICLMAGLLSLVIRLMYIQVAQADELSAKAENWLVATVDIPGTRGTIYDREGQKLAFTGVAYEISVSVNEKAMKEWNETPEMYAQFLAPLVGMTEAELMEYIDPAKYANRPEADRPKAVGIGPKGAKVDSAVHDKIVAMHDQQKLRGVNTFRKDIRRYPNGNFAAHVLGYFGINDQEKKEIGLAGVESVYNDKLSGHPGTVVMYTDRNGNPLPNYEPETTKQAVDGEDLVLTIDSTIQHFVEEELDNIVNKYGPKHASIIVADPNNGEILALGNRPHYNPAEYAKAEPESLWNNWALRSFEPGSTFKSFVLTAALAEHKVDLSDTFASGQIAVDGYLIKDWNGIGFGTISYREGVYNSSNVGFVKIGQKLGKESLYEYLYDFGFQKPTGIDLPGEEQSTLFNVAKMRDVDLASTSFGQGVSVTPIQQVAAMMAIANGGKVYQPHVVKEFRDQKTGQTLREVKPKVLSEVANDEVMSTVREVMEETISVEDPSHGYIKGYHVAGKTGTAQVPKADRSGYSDSAYRLSFIGFAPADKPKFLIYVTVDQPTRNAPYMFGSYIAEPSGKAVLENALRYYQVPADPSDPGHGQQAGAAGQQQQPAKPQTPKAFVDVPDFVGTTKESAAKIAADSKLKLKSVGEGPKVTGQWPDAGTGQVPEGAEIKLYYGPEGSAEGKVKLPDLTGLSLREAIETLSLLQLKIDPAGTGYVTKQELPAGTLVPVGSPVKITLSPQQS; the protein is encoded by the coding sequence ATGAGCGAGCGCGTGTTCAAGAAACGGGTACGACTCTTGGCGATCTGTCTGATGGCCGGTCTCCTGTCTCTCGTCATCCGGCTGATGTACATCCAAGTCGCCCAAGCGGACGAACTGTCGGCAAAGGCGGAGAATTGGCTGGTCGCGACGGTGGACATCCCCGGAACACGCGGCACGATCTACGACCGCGAAGGTCAAAAGCTGGCTTTTACCGGTGTGGCGTATGAAATCAGCGTCTCTGTCAACGAGAAGGCGATGAAAGAGTGGAACGAGACGCCGGAGATGTATGCGCAGTTTCTCGCGCCGCTCGTCGGCATGACCGAGGCGGAGCTGATGGAGTATATCGATCCTGCCAAATATGCGAACAGGCCGGAAGCTGACAGACCGAAAGCGGTCGGCATCGGGCCCAAAGGGGCAAAAGTGGACTCGGCCGTCCATGACAAGATTGTAGCGATGCACGATCAGCAAAAGCTGCGCGGCGTCAATACGTTCCGCAAAGACATCCGCCGCTATCCGAACGGCAATTTTGCCGCGCATGTGCTCGGCTACTTCGGCATCAACGATCAGGAGAAAAAGGAGATCGGTCTGGCCGGGGTCGAGTCGGTCTACAATGACAAGCTGTCCGGACATCCGGGCACTGTCGTGATGTACACCGACCGCAACGGCAATCCGCTCCCGAACTATGAGCCGGAGACGACGAAGCAGGCGGTGGACGGGGAAGACCTCGTGCTGACGATCGATTCGACGATTCAGCATTTTGTGGAAGAAGAGCTCGACAACATCGTGAACAAGTACGGGCCGAAACACGCCTCGATCATCGTCGCCGACCCGAACAATGGCGAGATCCTGGCGCTGGGCAACCGCCCGCATTACAACCCGGCCGAATATGCGAAAGCGGAGCCGGAGTCCTTGTGGAACAACTGGGCCTTGCGCTCGTTTGAACCGGGCTCGACGTTCAAGTCGTTCGTGCTGACGGCGGCCCTCGCCGAGCACAAAGTCGATTTGAGCGATACGTTCGCATCCGGCCAGATCGCAGTCGACGGGTACTTGATCAAAGACTGGAACGGCATTGGTTTCGGGACGATCTCCTACCGCGAAGGGGTCTACAACTCCTCGAACGTCGGGTTCGTCAAGATCGGGCAAAAGCTCGGCAAAGAGTCGCTGTACGAGTACCTGTATGATTTTGGCTTTCAGAAGCCGACCGGCATCGACCTGCCGGGCGAAGAGCAGTCAACGCTGTTCAACGTCGCCAAGATGCGCGATGTCGACTTGGCGTCGACGTCGTTTGGACAAGGGGTGTCGGTCACGCCGATCCAACAGGTGGCGGCGATGATGGCAATCGCCAACGGCGGCAAGGTCTATCAGCCGCACGTGGTCAAAGAGTTCCGCGATCAGAAGACCGGTCAGACGCTGCGCGAGGTGAAGCCGAAAGTGCTCTCCGAGGTGGCGAACGATGAAGTGATGAGCACGGTGCGCGAAGTGATGGAAGAGACGATCAGCGTCGAGGACCCGTCTCACGGCTACATCAAAGGCTACCACGTGGCCGGCAAGACGGGGACGGCGCAAGTTCCGAAGGCGGATCGCAGCGGCTATTCGGACAGCGCCTACCGCTTGTCGTTCATCGGATTTGCGCCGGCCGACAAACCGAAATTTTTGATCTATGTCACGGTCGACCAGCCGACCCGCAACGCGCCGTACATGTTCGGCTCCTACATCGCCGAGCCGTCCGGCAAAGCGGTGCTGGAAAACGCGCTGCGCTACTACCAAGTGCCGGCCGATCCGAGCGATCCGGGGCATGGCCAGCAGGCCGGAGCTGCCGGACAGCAGCAGCAGCCGGCCAAACCGCAAACGCCAAAAGCGTTCGTCGATGTGCCGGACTTTGTCGGCACGACCAAAGAAAGCGCCGCCAAGATCGCAGCCGACAGCAAGCTGAAGCTGAAAAGTGTCGGCGAAGGTCCGAAGGTGACCGGCCAGTGGCCGGACGCCGGAACGGGCCAGGTGCCGGAGGGCGCCGAGATCAAACTGTATTATGGACCGGAAGGCAGTGCGGAGGGCAAGGTGAAACTGCCCGACCTGACCGGACTGTCGCTTCGGGAAGCGATCGAGACGCTGTCTTTGCTGCAGCTGAAGATCGACCCGGCCGGAACCGGATATGTCACCAAACAGGAATTGCCCGCGGGCACGCTTGTCCCCGTCGGCTCGCCTGTAAAGATCACCCTCTCCCCGCAGCAGTCTTGA
- the namA gene encoding NADPH dehydrogenase NamA, translating into MASLFDSFTLKSMELKNRIMMSPMCQYQANEDGTVTDWHFVHYGARAIGGVGLVMVEASGVEARGRISTGDVGIYSDDHIAGLARIVELCKQYGAKTAIQLAHAGTKAETPEPNVAPSALTHFDRYNTPKELTTAEIQQIVTAFAEAAARAVKAGFDTVEIHGAHGYLINQFLSPLTNKRIDEYGGSLENRLRFPLQVIGAVKAAIPNDMPLLMRVSASEYSEEGYPLDEMVEMVKQFKAAGVDMIDVSSGGSLPVAPPAIYPGYQLQFAETIKRGAEIPTITVGLLHTPALMEEAVQNGRADVVAVGRELLRNPHFVKTAALELGAELELPGVYRHAF; encoded by the coding sequence ATGGCAAGTTTGTTTGACTCGTTTACTTTAAAAAGCATGGAATTGAAAAATAGAATCATGATGTCTCCGATGTGCCAATACCAGGCGAACGAGGACGGGACGGTCACCGACTGGCACTTCGTCCACTACGGCGCGCGCGCGATCGGCGGCGTCGGCCTGGTGATGGTCGAAGCGTCCGGCGTGGAAGCGCGCGGCCGCATCTCGACCGGCGACGTGGGGATCTACTCCGATGACCACATCGCCGGCCTCGCCCGCATCGTCGAGCTCTGCAAGCAGTACGGCGCCAAGACGGCGATCCAGCTCGCCCATGCCGGCACGAAAGCGGAAACGCCGGAGCCGAATGTGGCGCCGTCTGCGCTCACGCACTTCGACCGCTACAACACGCCTAAGGAACTGACGACCGCGGAGATTCAGCAGATCGTCACCGCGTTTGCAGAAGCGGCGGCGCGCGCTGTCAAGGCCGGCTTCGACACGGTGGAGATCCACGGTGCGCACGGCTACCTGATCAACCAGTTCCTGTCCCCGCTGACCAACAAGCGCATCGACGAATACGGCGGGTCGCTGGAGAATCGCCTGCGCTTCCCGCTGCAGGTGATCGGCGCGGTCAAAGCGGCGATTCCGAACGACATGCCGCTCTTGATGCGCGTCTCCGCTTCCGAATACTCGGAGGAAGGCTACCCGCTCGACGAGATGGTGGAGATGGTCAAACAGTTCAAGGCGGCGGGCGTCGACATGATCGACGTTTCCTCCGGCGGCTCGCTGCCGGTCGCGCCGCCGGCGATCTATCCGGGATATCAGCTGCAGTTTGCGGAAACGATCAAGCGCGGGGCGGAGATCCCGACGATCACCGTCGGCTTGCTCCACACCCCTGCGTTGATGGAAGAAGCGGTGCAAAACGGCCGCGCCGATGTGGTGGCGGTGGGGCGCGAACTGCTGCGCAACCCGCATTTTGTGAAGACGGCCGCCTTGGAACTGGGCGCTGAACTCGAGCTGCCGGGCGTTTACCGCCACGCGTTTTAA